The Mesoterricola silvestris sequence TCCGGCATCCGCCGCACCCTCATCCACCGCCTCCTGCCCCGACGGGCCTGGGACGAGCTCCTCCCCCTGTGGCAGGAGGTCATCGACCAGGAGATGGAAGGCCCCAAGGCCCGCTTCGAGACCAGCCTCCTCCACCTGACCTACGGCCGGTTCCGGGAGGGCTGGGAGGCCTACGAAAGCCGCTTCCTCCCCCCCAACGAGGCCTTTCCCCGGGTGGATTCCCCCCGGCCGCCGTGGGACGGCTCCCCCTTCCCGGGGCGGACCCTCCTGCTGCACTACGAGCAGGGCTTCGGCGACACCCTCATGTTCATCCGGTTCGCGGCCCGGGCCCGGGAGCGGGGCGGGCGCGTGCTCGCCCTGGTGCAGCCGGCCCTGCTGCCCGTGCTGCGCTCCGCCCGGGGCGTGGACCTCCTCTTCACCCTGGACGACCCGGTGCCCCCCTTCGATCTGAGGCTTCCCCTCCTCTCCCTGCCCCGGGTGCTGGGCACGGTCCTGGAGACCATCCCTTCGGAGGTCCCCTACCTGGCCCCTCCCCCGGGAACCTGCGCCGCCGCGGAGGCCATCCGGCCCTCCCCCCGGCTCAAGGTGGGCCTGGTGTGGGCCGGGAGCGCCGACCACGCCAAGGATGCCCTGCGCTCCGTGCCCCCGGACCTCCTGGGCCGCCTGGACGCGGTCCCCGGCGTGGACTGGTACAGCCTCCAGGTGGGCTTCGAGGGCTGCCCGCCCTTCGCCACCGACCTGGGCCCCCTGCTCCGGGATTTCGGCGACACGGCCCAGGCCCTGGCGAAGCTGGACCTCCTGATCACCGTGGACACGGCCGTGGCCCACCTGGCCGGCGCCCTGGGCAAACCCACCTGGCTCCTCCTGCCCCTGGTGCCCGAATGGCGCTGGCTCCTGGACCGGGAGGATTCCCCCTGGTACCCCACCCTGCGCCTCTTCCGCCAGCTGGACGGCCACGCCTGGGACGGGGTGCTGGCCCGGGTGGAGGTTTCCCTTAACGACCTAATGAACACCCGCCGTGGAACCTGCTAGACTTTTCGTTGTTCCACGCCCGAGGTTTCCCAGGTGCCCCCAATCCCGAACCCCGCCACCGAGGTCCTGTCATGACCGCCAGGATCATCGCGTTGGCCAATCAGAAGGGCGGCGTCGGCAAGACGACGTCAGCCATCAATCTGGCCGCATCCCTGGCCATGATGGAAAAGCTCGTGCTCCTGGTGGACTTCGATCCCCAGGGCCACAGCACCACCGGCCTGGGTTTCCCCAAGCCCGACAACCGCGCCGGTTCCTATGCCCTCATGAAGGGCGCGCCGGTGGAGGCCCTCATCCTCACCACCGAGGTGCCCATGCTCCAGGTGGTGCCCGCGGGCAAGGACCTGGCCCAGCTGGAATTCGAGCTCTTCGAACTGCCCGAGCTGCAGGTGCTGCGCCGGGCCCTGCAGCCCGTCCTGGACAAATTCGACTACATTCTCATCGACCCCCCGCCCAGCCTGGGCATGATCACCCTGAACGCCCTGACCGCGGCCGACGAGGTGATCATCCCCATGCCCTGCGAATTCCTCGCCATGGACGGCCTGGCGGAACTGGTGGAGACCATCCGCCGCATCCAGGCCGGACCCAACGCCGCCCTCAAGCTGGGCGGCATCCTGCTCACCATGGCCGAGGAGCGCACGAACCTGGGCTCGGCGGTGGCGTCGGAGGTGCGGGCCGCCTTCCCCGGCAAGGTCTTCCAGACCCAGATCCCCCGCAACATCCGCCTGGCCGAAGCGCCCAGCCATGGCAAGCCCGTGGCCTTCTACGACCTCAGGTCCAAGGGGGCCCAGGCGTACCTGAACCTGGCCAAGGAGTGGCTGGGGATCGAAGAACCCCTCATCCCGCGAGGACCCGCATGACCACCCCCAAACGACCCGCCCTGGGCCGGGGCCTCACCTCCCTCATGAGCCAGTTGGCCCCCGAGGACACCAGCAACCGCGAAGTGCCCGTGGGCTCCCTGGTGGCCAACCGCCACCAGCCCCGCCTCCACTTCGACGAGGCGCTCCTGGACGACCTGGCCGCGAGCCTCAAGACCCACGGCATGGTGCAGCCCATCGTCGCCCGGAAGGTGGGCGACCGGTACGAGATCATCGCCGGCGAGCGCCGGTGGAGGGCCGCCAAGCGCGCCGGCCTGGCCACGGTCCCCGTGGTCATCAAGGACGTGCCCGACGACCGCCTCCTGGAATTCGCCCTGGTGGAGAACATCCAGCGCCAGGAGCTGAACCCCATCGAGGAGGCCAAGGCCTACTTCCAGCTGGGCGAACACCTCCGCCTCACCCAGGAACAGGTGGCCGACCGCGTGGGCAAGTCCCGCCCCCAGGTGGCCAACACCCTCCGGCTCCTTCGCCTGCCCACCCGGGTCCAGGAAATGGTGTCCTTCGCCAAGCTTTCCACCGGCCACGCCAAGGTGCTCCTGGGGGTGGACGATGCCCGGGTCCTGGACCAGCTGGCCGACGAAGTGGTGGACAAGCAGCTCAGCGTCCGGGCTTTGGAAACCCGGGTGCACAAGCTCGCCCGCACCGTGAAGGGCAAGGCCCGGCGCCACCATCCGCATGCAGTATTCATTAAAGCCGCGGCCGAGGAACTCACCCAGGCCTGGCGGACCCGCGTGGAGATCAAGCCCCGCGGCAAGGGCGGTTCGCTCCAGATCCACTACGGCAGCGAAGCGGAGCTGGACCGCATCTTCGAAGGCTTGAAAAAGGGGCCGGGAAGCCGCTAAGGTTCTCGTCCGGGGGTGCAATGTCCTGGTTCATCAAGAAGCGTCAGCAGAAGACCGCGGTGGAAGAACGCACCGTCAGGGTTCCCGAAGGGTTGTGGGTCAAGTGCGACGCCTGCCGTGAGCTGATCTACCGCGCCGAGCTCGCCAACACGCGCAACGTCTGCCCCAAGTGCGGCTACCACTTCCGCATCGGCGTCGCCGAGCGCCTGGAGTCCGTCATGGACCCCGGCTACGAGGAGCGCTTCGGCGAACTGCAGAGCGGCGATCCCCTGGCCTTTTCCGCCGCCAAGCCCTACGCCGACCAGCTCCGGAAGCTCAAGGGCCTGGGCCATGACCACGACGCCGTGCTCGTGGTGGAGGGGACCCTCAAGGGCCACCCGGTGGTCATGGGGGTCATGGACTGGGATTTCCTCGCCGCCAGCATGGGCAGCGTGGTGGGCGAGAAGCTCCGCCTGGGCGCGGAGCTTGCGCTGGCCAAGGGCTGCGCCTTCATCATCGTGAGCTGCTCCGGCGGCGCGCGCATGCAGGAGGGGGCCCTGTCCCTCATGCAGATGGCCAAGGTGAGCGCGGCCCTGGCCCGGCTGGACTCCGCGGGCCTGCCCTACCTCTCCATCCTCACGGACCCCACCACCGGCGGGGTCAGCGCCAGCTACGCCATGCTGGGCGACCTGAACATCGCCGAGCCCAAGGCCCTCATCGGGTTCGCGGGACCCCGGGTCATCGAGCAGACAATCAAGCAGACCCTCCCCGAGGGCTTCCAGCGCTCCGAGTTCCTCCAGTCCCACGGCATGGTGGACAAGGTGGTGCCCCGGGACCGCCTGCGGGACTTCGTGGCCACGGCCCTGGACTGGATGACCGAACCCCATGGGTGACCTGCCCCGGGTGCGGATGCTCGAGGCCCGGGGGCACTGGGGCATCAAGTGCGGACTGGAGAATCCCAGGGGCCTGCTGGCCCGCTTGGGCCACCCGGAAACCAGCTGCCCGGTGATCCTCGTGGCCGGCACCAACGGCAAGGGCTCCACCGGCGCCTTCCTGGTGAACGCCCTGCGGGCCTGCGGCCTGCGCGCCGGGTGGACCACCTCCCCCCACCTGGTTTCGCCGGGCGAACGCATCTGGATCGACGGCGCCGGCCTGGATGCCGTTCACCTGGACGCCCTCCTGGGTGACGCCTTTGCCGCGGAAACCTCCCTGGGCATCCAGGCCACCTATTTCGAACTGATGATCGCCTCGGCCTTCCTGGCCTTCCGGGAAGCCGCCCTGGATATCGCCGTGGTGGAGGTGGGCATGGGGGGCCGCTGGGACGCCACCAACGCCTCCGACCCCATGATCACCGTGCTGACCAACGTGGAGATGGACCACATGCAGTACCTGGGCCCCACCCGGGAGGCCATCGCCCGGGAGAAGCTCTGCGCGGCCCGCCAGGGACGGCCCCTGGTGCTGGGCCCCCGTCTGGATCCCGCCTGGGTGTGGCCTCTGCTGGAATGCAGGCCCGTCCTCCATCCCGCCCCCCCCATGGAAATCGGGACCCTCGCCTGGGACCACAGCGTGGTGGAGGGCCACCGGGTTCCCCTGGCGGGGGCCCACCAGGTGGAGAACCTGGCCACCGCCTGGGAAGTGCTCCGCCGCCTCGGCCTGCCCGAAGCCCGCGCCTGGGAGGGCATCGGCCGCACCGCCTGGCCGGGCCGCCTCTGGCCCATCCCGGGCCTGCCGGGCGTGACCATGGACGGCGCCCACAACCTGGACGGCGCCCGGCGCCTGGCGGACCACGCCGTGGCCACGGGCATCCACCCCCACCTCTATTTCGCCGCCATGGGGGACAAGGATCTCGCCGGCATGCGGGACGAGCTGGCCCGCATGGGCCCCGAGCGCGTCACCCTGGTCCTGGGCCAGAACCCCCGCTATGCCACGGCCCAGGCCCTTCGCGCCGTGTGGGGCGAGGCCTGCGAGGTGCTGGACATCGAACAAGCAGCCGTTCGGCTCAGGGCCCCCGAAGCCACCCCCCGCTTGGTTTCCGGCTCCCTGTATTTCATCGGCGACCTGCTCCGGGCCCTGGGCATCGACCCGCGCCTGCGGGGGGAATGAAGCCCCGCCCCCCTGCCGCCTACCCATATGAAAGGCCCCTGGTTGCGCAGGGGCCTTTTTCCCTTTTTTGCTTTGGGCAGGGGTGCCATTCCATCCGCGGCTGGGAGCCAGTCAACCGTTTTCCGGGTGGAACCCGTGTCAGAAGAAAGATGTCCGGGATCCCGGGAAGGTTCCCCGATGATTTTTCATGCCGGTTTATTCATGACCGTTGTGTCAAGAGATCGGCCACCTCTCCAAAATAACAAGCATTAATTTCGCAGCGGGCGGGAGTGCATCGATGGATAAATTGGTTCCCAAGATTTTTGAAACTTTATGAAATGAGGTCTTGCAAATCCCCGGATCCTGATCCATTTTGTCTTCGATTTTTACATACCCGTCAGGTGAACTGACTTCCACTGAATACCCAGCCCGGTTCCGCGTTTCTGACCCCGTCAGGGGTGCCGATCCTCCTTGTCGAGAGGAGGGGGCATTGCGTGTCTTTCTCGACGGCGCTTCCGCCACCCTGGAGAACCACGAAATGAACGCACTTCCCCGCTACATCCGCTTTGCCGCGTTGGCCCTGGTGGCCGGCGCGCCCCTGCTCGCCCAACAGGCGACCGGCGCCCTCAAGGGCCGGGTCGCCGACGCCAAAGGCAATCCCAAAGCCGGGGTGGTGGTCACCATCACCAATCCCCGGACCTCCTTCGTGCGGTCCGGCGCCACCGACGCCAACGGCCTTTTCGCCTTCGTCGCCCTGCCCCTGGGCGAGTACCAGATCACCTATGCCCAGGGTGGCCAGTCCTTCCGGAGCCAGGCCACCGTCGTCCTGGGCCAGGACACCTTCGCCAATTTCCTGAAATGGCCCGCGGCCCAGGCCGGCGCCACCGTGGAAATCCTGGCCACCTCCGCCCAGGCCGAAGCAATCGACACGTCCTCCGCCCAGATGGGCACCACGGTGGGCCAGGACGTCATCACCTCCCTGCCCATCGTGAGCCGGGACATCAACCAGGCCGCCCTGCTGGCCCCGGGTGTCCAGATCGTCTCCGGTTCCCAGGTGGACCCAACCAAGAAGGCCTTCTCCTACATCACCACCGGCGACGGCATGGGCCGCGGCACCAGCTTCGCGGTGGACGGCGCCGACAACAACTCCACCGACGTGGGCGGCTACGTCCTCTCCGTGCCCATCGACGCCATCGCCGAATTCCAGGTGGTGACCAACCAGTACAAGGCGGAATTCGGCAGGTCCACCGCCGGATTCTTCAACGTGGTGACCAAGTCCGGCACCAACGATTTCACCGGTCTCCTTTCCGCCCAGTACACCAACCAGTCCATGCGGGCAAGGGTCACCGACGAGGGCACCAAGAACGACAACACCAAGGGCAGCTATGCCTTCACGGTGTCGGGACCCATCATCAAGGACAAGCTCTTCTACATGGTCTCGGCGGAACGCCAGCAGTCCACGGACGCCTCCTTCCCCTTCCAGCCCTACGCCCTCAGCCTCTATCCCGAACTGGCCGGGACCCGCCAGGAGAGCCTGAAGCGCACCGTCTACGCCAAGGTGGACTGGAACCTCTCCCAGGACTCCAACCTCAGCCTCAACTACGGAACCAGCCAGGACAAGATCGCCCACCAGGGCTTCCCCCGCACCACATCCTTCGCGGGCAACATCCCCCCGTCGGCCCTGGGCACGGACCGGGACCAGACCTGGGCCGCCGGCGCGCGGTGGACCTGGAACATCAATTCCAACCTGGTCCTGGAAAGCCACTACAGCTATTTCAGCTACGCCAACTTCATCTCCCCCGACTCCCAGGGGGCGCCCGGCAACGGATCCCCCGCCGCGGTCCTGGACTACGTGAACAGCGGCAGCTACAGCGCCGTCATCCCCTCCCCCTACCCGGGGCACCGCTCCGACTCCCAGAACTGGGGATGGGGCGGCATCGACCCCAATGCCCTGCAGAACACCGGCATCAAGCGCGGGGAGTGGAAGAACGAACTCACCTGGATCACCGGCTCCCACACCTTCAAGGGCGGCGTGGACTACCAGCGCACCACCTACGCGGACCAGCAGCTGTTCTTCGGGGAGACGGGCATCTACCGCATGGTGGTCGAGGGCGTGGACCCCGTGACGGGCCAGGTCATCAACTACAAGACGGGCTGGGACAGCACCGTCTCGGCCAACCAGAACGTCGTGGCGGTGGCCTTCGTGGCCAACGGCCTCCAGAAGGGCATCGACTACAAGCAGTACGGCGTCTACCTTCAGGACGACTGGACCATCAATCCGAACTGGAGCGTGTACATCGGCGCGCGCCTGGACTGGGACACCCAGCTGGACTACCTGAAGGACCGGTATTCCGACATCTACGCCTACATCCACCAGTACAACCCCATCCTGTCCGGCATGGACGGCAACGCGCCCACGGGCAAGAAGTACTTCGAACCCCGGGTGCAGGCCCTCTACCGTCCCTATGGGGATGACAAGCTGGTCATCAAGTTCGGCGCGGGGCGCTTCGTGGCCCAGGTGATCGACAACGTCACCGGGTTCAGCCGCGGCCTCTCCAACCTTTCCAACGGCCTGCCCATCCGCGCCCGCAATTCGGCGGCCTTCGCCTACAACCACATCACGCCGTTCAGTTCGGGAAACGTCCCGAACTTCAGCGCGGGCAGCACCATCGGCGTCGCCAACGGCCACGCCATCGTCCTGCCGGTGGACCTGACCCCCTACAACTATGCCAACAACGTGGGCGGCCTCCGGGACTACTTCCGCAACACCGTGAACAGCTGGCTTTCCACCGCCACCCCGGAAACGGGCGGCAAGAGCCTGCTTTCCAGTGACTTCCAGTACCCGACCACCGACGCCTTCAATGTGGGGTTCGCCTACCGCTTCAATGAGCGCAGCGGCGTTGACGTCACCCTCGTCTACTCCAAGAGCCGGCACCTCACCACCCAGTTGGCCGGCCCCGACGGCTCGTCGCCCAACCTCGTGGAGGTGGATGCGAACGGGAACGACCTGGCCGACACCATCTTCTTCTCCAACCAGACCGCCAGCATGAAGCAGCTCCAGGCGAAGTACTCCTACGCCGACGCCAACAACAGCTTCATCTTCTCCGTGACGTTCAAGGAGGCCAAGTCCTCCGAGGGCGGCGCCGGCGGCGCCTTCGACGCCTCCGGAAACACCGGCGGCCTCTATGGGGAAGGCGCCCAGTACAACTGGAAGACCAGTTCCGAGCGCATCAGCGCCGGCACCGATCGCATCGAAGGATCCTTCGCCTACTCCCACAAGTTCGACTTCGGCACCATGGTCTCGTTCCTGGGCTCCTGGCATTCCGGCAAGGCCTACGACGTGACCCAGCAGTACAACAACGAGCTGGGGGTCGCCGGCGGTGCCGACCAGACCCACCCCATCGAGTACATCGGGACGGAGTATGGCGCCTGGAACCTGGATATCAGCGCCAAGATCGCCCACCGGTTCCAGCTGACCAAGGCCGTCAGCATCGAACCCTACATCGCAATCCAGAACCTGCTCAACAACTACGACTACGGCGCCAACTACGACGGCATCAAGATCAACAGCGACGGCTCCCCCAACACCAGCCCGTCGCCCTTCTCGGGCTTCGGCAAGCGCGGGCAGGCCTTCCAGGCCAACCAGCCCCGGAACTACGCCATCGGCGCCCGGGTCACCTTCTGATCACTTCCTGGCCGCCTTCCATGCGGCCAGGAGCTTCGCCTCCCCTTCAGGGCTGGGCCCGGCCAGACGGGTCCGGCCCTTTTCCACCTTTTCCTGGGTCTTGTACCAGGCCAGGGTGTCCTTGGCCGTGGCCTCCACCGGCCGGAATCGCAGGCCAGCGGCCACCGCCCGGGCGTTGCTCCAGGTGTGGAAGCCCTTGGTTTCGCCCAGGTAGGGGGCCCAGATGGGGAATTCGACGCCCTCCTGCTTGGCCAGGAATTCGGCGGGAATCCAGGTGAGGGTGGAGGTGGCGGCCGTGGCCTTCACGCAGGCGTCCACCAGGCGGCCCCAGGGCAGCCGGCGCTCCGGACCCGTGGCATTGAAAACGCCCGTGGTGCCGTCCTCCGCCAGGCGCACGAGCCAGGCGCCCAGGTCCCGCACATCGATGATCTGGACCGGGTCCTCCGGCGAACCGGGCACGGCGATCTCCCCGCCCCGGTCCATGCGCACCGGCCAATAGGCGAAACGCCCAGAGGCGTCGTCCGGCCCCACGATGTACCCCGGACGCACCACGGCCACCCGGCCGGGCATGGCCTTTTCAGCGGCCTGCTCGCACAGGGCCTTCAGTCCCCCGTAGTTCTGGTATTCCTTGCCCATGTCCTCCACCGCCGCATCGGCCAGGACCGCCAGGGGCGCCGTTTCGGTGCCGTTCTCGGGGTTGGGTTCCTTGTAGGCGGAGATGCTGGAGATGATGATGTAGGTCTTGCAGCGCTTGGCCAGGAGGGAGGCGGAGGCGGTGACCATCCTCGGGTAGTAGGCCGAATTGTCGATGACCACGTCCCACTCCCCCTCCTCCAGGGATTTGAGGCCCTCCCCCTTCCGGGGGTCCCGGTCCCCCTGCAGGCGCGCCACGGTGGGGAAGAGGTCCGGGCGCGTCTTGCCCCGGTTGAACATGGTGACCTTGTGCCCCCGGCCCAGGGCCGCCTCGATGGTGGCCGGGCCCAGGAAGCCCGTGCCGCCCAGGATGAGGATCCGCAGGGACTTGGCCGCCTTCTTTTCGGCCTTGGCGGGCGCAGGGGCGGCCAGGGCTTCGGCGCCCAGGGCCGCAGTGGCCGCCGCGGCGGCGGCGGTCTGGAGGAAGGTGCGTCGGGTCAGAATCATGGCTGTTCCCCTTTGCTCAATAAACGTCCAAGACTATACCTCGTTTAGCTATATAGTACGAATCAATCTTCGAGGCCCCATGTCCCCCTCCGCCCCCCAGCGCTTCCTGGCCCGCCTTGTGCTCGTGCGGCCCGGGGAAGGCGCGATCCTCCTCCTCTCCACCGCCTATTTCTTCCTGCTGTTCTACGGCTACTACCTCCTGCGCCCGGTGCGGGAGGCCTTCGGCATCGCCCGGGGCGCCGACAAGCTCCCCTGGCTCATGACCGGGACCATGGCCCTCATGTTCCTGGCCAACCCGGCCTTCTCCGCCCTGGTCTCCCGCTTCCCCCGGCGGCGGTCCATTCCCATGGCCTACCGGTTTTGCGGGGCCACCCTGGCCGCCTTCTACCTGGCCTTCCGCTTCCTGCCCGGCCACGGCGGCCCCGGCCTGGGCTACGCCTTCTACATCTGGCTCAGCGTCTTCAATCTGTTCGCGGTGTCCATCTTCTGGGCCTTCATGGCCGACGGCCTGGACCAGGACCAGGGCCGGCGCCTGTTCGGCTTCATCGCCATGGGAGGCACCCTGGGCGCCATCGCCGGCGCCTCGACCACCGCCTTCCTCGCGGGCCACCGGGTGGACGCGGGAACCCTGCTCCTGGTGACCATCCTCTGCCTTGAACTGGCCATCCTGTGCGTGCGCACCCTGGCCAGCCGCTTCGGCATGGGGGCGGGCTCCGCGGACCGGGAACCGGGGCCGGGCCTCTTCCAGGGCATCCGCCTGCTGGCCGGGTCCCCCTACCTGGCCCTCATGGCCCTCTACATCCTGCTCTACACCATCACCTCCACCTTCCTGTACATGCAGCAGGGGGCGATCGTGGCCCGGACCTTCACCGGGGCCGCCGCCCGCACCGCCGCCTTCGCCCGCATCGACCTGGGGGTGAATGTCCTCACCCTCGTCACCCAGGTCTTCCTGTCCAGCCGCCTCATCAAGGCCGTGGGCATGCGGGTGGTGCTCTGCATCCTGCCCCTGCTCACCCTGGCCGGGTTCGGCGCCCTGTGGGCCCTGCCCACCTTCGGCACCCTGGCCCTCTTCCAGGTGCTGCGCCGGGGCCTCCACTACGCCGTGGACCGTCCGGCCCGGGAAGTGCTCTACATCCCCCTGGGCCCCGGGGAGAAGTACAAAGCCAAGCCCTTCATCGACACCTTCATCTACCGGGCCGGCGATCTCCTGGGCACCTGGACCCCCGCCCTCATGGCCGCCGCGAGGCTGCCCCTGGGCGCCGTGGCCCTTGCCGTCTCGGGGGCCTGGGTCTGGGGCGGCGTGGCCCTGGGAAACCTCCAACGGAAGCGCTGACCGGCTTCCCGACCCACCCCGCCTTTGGGAACCGAAGGATCAATCCCGCTTATATTCATCCCCTTCATCCCGTTCATCCCTTTCATCCCCGTTCCCGCAGGGCCAGAGCAGGGATGGGTCGGCGCATGCGGATTTACGACGCGCCGCCCCACCTCATCGCCGGCCCTGCGGGAACGGGGATAAAAGGGATGAAAGGGATGAAGGGGATAAACGGTTGAACCCGGCCCGTTCCCGGCAGAAGAGCCGGAGTGTCCTTTGCATGGAAAGGCTATCGGCTTGCATCGGTAGGGATCGCTGGGGTGGGTCGGGAACTTGGCCTAGAGACCATCGACGATCAGGATGCGGGGGTCGAAACCGAGGGCTTGGGCGTCCCGGGGGGTCTTCAGGCCCCACAGGGCCAGGCGCCCGGCATGGGGCTTCCAGAAGGCGGGGCGCTTCTTCACCGAGGAGAGCGGCACATGGAAGGTCAGGGTCTCCGGCAGGTCCTCCAGGGACTCGGCATCCAGGTCATCGGCCTCCTCCGGCTCCCACAGGAAACCGCAGCGGGCCTCCTGGCACGCCGCCCACAACTGGAGCACCTCGCTGTGCTCGAAGCTGCTGAAGATCACCCGGTCCAGGGCCTCGGCCGCCTCTACGGCCGCTAGGGCCTGCTTCCACCCGGGTTCGCCCTTCAGTTCCACGTTCACCAGGCGGGCGCCCAGTTCCAGCGCATCCGAAAGGCGGGGCACCGGCTCGCCGTTGCGGAGCTCCGGCAGTTCGGAGGCCCGCAGCTTGCGCAGGACCCCGCCGCACCGGGCCGTGCGGCCCAGGTCGTCGTCGTGCAGGACGCAGCACACCCCGTCGGTGGTGGGCTGAACGTCCAGTTCGAAGCCGTCCATGCCGGCCTGCAGGGCGGCCCTGAAGGCCGTCATGGAATTCTCCAGGTGCAGGGAGGAGAGGCCGCGGTGGCCGAGGATGAGGGTCATGGCAGGACCACCTTTCCGGGATTGAAGATGCCGACGGGATCCAGGGCCCGCTTCAGGGAGCGCAGGGCCCCCACCTGGAAGGGATCGGCGAAGCGTTCGAAGGCGTCGCGCTTGGCCAGGCCGATGCCGTGCTCGCCGCTGAGGGCGCCTCCCAGGCGCACGCAGAGGCCGAACAGCTCCAGGAGCTGGCGGTCCAGTTCCTCCCGGGGGGTCTCCCCCGCGGCCAGGAGATTCACGTGGAGGTTGCCGTCGCCCAGGTGGCCGTAGGTGACCGTGGGCAGGCCCAGGGCTTCCAGCGCCCCGAAGAATTCCCGGATGCGGGACCGGGGCACCACGATGTCCTCGCTCACCTTCCGGGGGAACCGCTCCTTGAGGTGGGAGGAGGTGGTCCGCCGCACCGCCCACAGGGCCTCCCGCTGGCGGGCGTCGGTGGCGGTCTGCGCATGCTCCCCCTGGTCCCCCAGGGCCCCCAGGAGCCCCTCCAGGAAGGCCTCGGAGCCGCAGTCCCGGTCGTCGAATTCCAGGAGCGCCAGGGCCTCCCCCGGCATGCGCCGGGCGGCCTCCGGGCCGAAGCGCCGCAGGTCCTGCAGCACCGCCGGGTCCCAGAATTCGAAGGCCGAGGGGAGGTAGCCTGCCTCCACCAGCCGCGCCGGCAGATCCAGCAGTTCGTGCCAGCGCTCCATGGGCAGCAGCAGGGTGAGGCGCTCCCGGGGCGCCGGCACCAGGCGCACCGTGGCCCCCGTGATGATCCCGAAGATCCCCTCGCTGCCCACCAGCAGCTGGCCCAGGCTGGGCCCCACATTGCATTTCACGCTGGGGATCCCGAAGGTGTGCACCTCCCCGTCCTCCATTAGGGCGTCCACCGCCAGCACCCACTGCCGCGTCATTCCGTACTTGCAGGCCCCGGGCCCCCCCGCGTTGGTGGCGAGGGTCCCCCCGAAGGCGCACAGCTCCCAGGAATTGGGATCCGGCGCATAGAAGAGCCCCTCGGCCAGGGCCGCGGCCTTGACGTCCCTCAGCATCGCGCTGGCCGGCGCCCACAGCGCCAGGTCCGGCTTGGAGATGCGGATGCTCCCGGGGTACGCCCCCATGTCCACCACCACCGCCCGGCCCGTGGGCACGCATCCCCCGGCCTTGCCCGTCCCGGCCCCCCGGGGCACCAGGGAAAAGCCCTCGGCCTTGGCCCGCCGCACCAGCTCCCGCAGCGCGGCGGCGCTCCGGGGCTTCACCACCGCCAGAGGGGGATCCCCCACCAC is a genomic window containing:
- a CDS encoding TonB-dependent receptor, with product MRVFLDGASATLENHEMNALPRYIRFAALALVAGAPLLAQQATGALKGRVADAKGNPKAGVVVTITNPRTSFVRSGATDANGLFAFVALPLGEYQITYAQGGQSFRSQATVVLGQDTFANFLKWPAAQAGATVEILATSAQAEAIDTSSAQMGTTVGQDVITSLPIVSRDINQAALLAPGVQIVSGSQVDPTKKAFSYITTGDGMGRGTSFAVDGADNNSTDVGGYVLSVPIDAIAEFQVVTNQYKAEFGRSTAGFFNVVTKSGTNDFTGLLSAQYTNQSMRARVTDEGTKNDNTKGSYAFTVSGPIIKDKLFYMVSAERQQSTDASFPFQPYALSLYPELAGTRQESLKRTVYAKVDWNLSQDSNLSLNYGTSQDKIAHQGFPRTTSFAGNIPPSALGTDRDQTWAAGARWTWNINSNLVLESHYSYFSYANFISPDSQGAPGNGSPAAVLDYVNSGSYSAVIPSPYPGHRSDSQNWGWGGIDPNALQNTGIKRGEWKNELTWITGSHTFKGGVDYQRTTYADQQLFFGETGIYRMVVEGVDPVTGQVINYKTGWDSTVSANQNVVAVAFVANGLQKGIDYKQYGVYLQDDWTINPNWSVYIGARLDWDTQLDYLKDRYSDIYAYIHQYNPILSGMDGNAPTGKKYFEPRVQALYRPYGDDKLVIKFGAGRFVAQVIDNVTGFSRGLSNLSNGLPIRARNSAAFAYNHITPFSSGNVPNFSAGSTIGVANGHAIVLPVDLTPYNYANNVGGLRDYFRNTVNSWLSTATPETGGKSLLSSDFQYPTTDAFNVGFAYRFNERSGVDVTLVYSKSRHLTTQLAGPDGSSPNLVEVDANGNDLADTIFFSNQTASMKQLQAKYSYADANNSFIFSVTFKEAKSSEGGAGGAFDASGNTGGLYGEGAQYNWKTSSERISAGTDRIEGSFAYSHKFDFGTMVSFLGSWHSGKAYDVTQQYNNELGVAGGADQTHPIEYIGTEYGAWNLDISAKIAHRFQLTKAVSIEPYIAIQNLLNNYDYGANYDGIKINSDGSPNTSPSPFSGFGKRGQAFQANQPRNYAIGARVTF
- a CDS encoding FAD-binding oxidoreductase; the encoded protein is MDPFAGLPDTSVLTGADLTEGYRRDESHVVGDPPLAVVKPRSAAALRELVRRAKAEGFSLVPRGAGTGKAGGCVPTGRAVVVDMGAYPGSIRISKPDLALWAPASAMLRDVKAAALAEGLFYAPDPNSWELCAFGGTLATNAGGPGACKYGMTRQWVLAVDALMEDGEVHTFGIPSVKCNVGPSLGQLLVGSEGIFGIITGATVRLVPAPRERLTLLLPMERWHELLDLPARLVEAGYLPSAFEFWDPAVLQDLRRFGPEAARRMPGEALALLEFDDRDCGSEAFLEGLLGALGDQGEHAQTATDARQREALWAVRRTTSSHLKERFPRKVSEDIVVPRSRIREFFGALEALGLPTVTYGHLGDGNLHVNLLAAGETPREELDRQLLELFGLCVRLGGALSGEHGIGLAKRDAFERFADPFQVGALRSLKRALDPVGIFNPGKVVLP
- a CDS encoding twin-arginine translocation signal domain-containing protein, translating into MILTRRTFLQTAAAAAATAALGAEALAAPAPAKAEKKAAKSLRILILGGTGFLGPATIEAALGRGHKVTMFNRGKTRPDLFPTVARLQGDRDPRKGEGLKSLEEGEWDVVIDNSAYYPRMVTASASLLAKRCKTYIIISSISAYKEPNPENGTETAPLAVLADAAVEDMGKEYQNYGGLKALCEQAAEKAMPGRVAVVRPGYIVGPDDASGRFAYWPVRMDRGGEIAVPGSPEDPVQIIDVRDLGAWLVRLAEDGTTGVFNATGPERRLPWGRLVDACVKATAATSTLTWIPAEFLAKQEGVEFPIWAPYLGETKGFHTWSNARAVAAGLRFRPVEATAKDTLAWYKTQEKVEKGRTRLAGPSPEGEAKLLAAWKAARK
- a CDS encoding glycerophosphodiester phosphodiesterase, with product MTLILGHRGLSSLHLENSMTAFRAALQAGMDGFELDVQPTTDGVCCVLHDDDLGRTARCGGVLRKLRASELPELRNGEPVPRLSDALELGARLVNVELKGEPGWKQALAAVEAAEALDRVIFSSFEHSEVLQLWAACQEARCGFLWEPEEADDLDAESLEDLPETLTFHVPLSSVKKRPAFWKPHAGRLALWGLKTPRDAQALGFDPRILIVDGL
- a CDS encoding NTP/NDP exchange transporter, whose protein sequence is MSPSAPQRFLARLVLVRPGEGAILLLSTAYFFLLFYGYYLLRPVREAFGIARGADKLPWLMTGTMALMFLANPAFSALVSRFPRRRSIPMAYRFCGATLAAFYLAFRFLPGHGGPGLGYAFYIWLSVFNLFAVSIFWAFMADGLDQDQGRRLFGFIAMGGTLGAIAGASTTAFLAGHRVDAGTLLLVTILCLELAILCVRTLASRFGMGAGSADREPGPGLFQGIRLLAGSPYLALMALYILLYTITSTFLYMQQGAIVARTFTGAAARTAAFARIDLGVNVLTLVTQVFLSSRLIKAVGMRVVLCILPLLTLAGFGALWALPTFGTLALFQVLRRGLHYAVDRPAREVLYIPLGPGEKYKAKPFIDTFIYRAGDLLGTWTPALMAAARLPLGAVALAVSGAWVWGGVALGNLQRKR